The Candidatus Anaeroferrophillus wilburensis DNA segment AAGACTCCCAGAGAAGCCATGCGGTCCTGCTGGGCCAAGGTGGCCTCCAGCTCCTGGTTTTCTTTGATAATGCTTGTCATTTTGTTGAATGTCTGAGCCAATTCTCCCAACTCATCGCTGCTGCTGACCTCCATTTTTTCTTCCAATCGGCCGGTTTTGATTTTCTGAATTACCGAGATCATATGCCTGATGGGTTCGGTCACAACCTTGGATGTGTAGCTGACCAGCAGCATTGAAATGATGCTTGCCAGCATGGTGACCGCCATGGTTATCTGGATGCTGCGTCGGTTGATCATGTTTGCCGGTTGATAGAATTCATCTTCATAGGAACCGACTGCCACAATCCAGTCCCATGGTTCAAAATAGTCGTAGCAAACAATTTTCATCCGGGCAGCGGCATCCTCGGTGTTGCGCCAAAGATAGCGAATCCAGCCGCGTTTGTTGTTGCACATCTCTTTAATGAAAGCCTTTCCGCCGGCGTCACAAACATCAATCAGATTTTCCCCCTCTTTTTCAGGATGAATGGTGAAGGTTCCCTGGCTGTTCATGCAGAAAATATAACCGGTCCTGCCAACCTTCTTCTGCTTGATCTTTTCCTTCAAATCAGCCAGTGCGCGTTGTTCGAAGGCAATATCATCATAGCTTTCGGCAACGTAACCGGTTGCAGCGATAATCCAGTCCCATTCCGGAAAATAGAGATACGCTGCGATTTTTTCCCGGAACTCAATATCGCCGAGCGCCGGGTTGCGCCAGGGATAGCGGATATAGTGGACACTGTCCGGCTGGCCCTGGACCGCCTTTTGACACATTTCACTTATGAAGTAGCGGCCGTTGCCGTCCTGCTGCTCACTGATGTTCTCACCTTCCAAAACAATATGAACCTGCAGCTGACCATCGCTGCTCATGGCATAGACATACCCGCTCTCACCGATGCTGATCTGCTTTAAAGCTTTGGCAGCACGTTCATGGGCTGTCCGCAATGAAATACTGCCTTTTTTGTAAAGCTGATATTCAGCAGCCACCATGGAGGAAGCCAACCGTGCCAGGGAGGTCAATTCAGCAATAAACCGTTCCCGGCGCTCCTGCTGGTATACCTGAAATTGGCGATGATGGGCTTCAAACAGGTGGCGCGTAAAACTGACCATGTGTTCAAGATCATCTTTGCTGACGCAGGTAATCCCCTGGCGGGCCTGACGGGCTGAAAAATACCCGATGATGCTGCCGGTCAGGACCATCGGAATGATCACCAACGGCAGAACGATGAAAAACATTTTTGTGCGTAGCTTGGCGTTTTTGAAGCGGCTGGGCAAAAGCATGGGGATAGCCTGCCTTCAGGGAGACACTTTGGTGAGCAACCAGATCAATTAACCATTTGGGCGGTTATGTCGCGGCAGGCCTGCCCCACCGCTTAGTGGGGCTGAACGATTAAGGGCCTGGTCGTTCAGGAATTTCGAGATGATCTGAGCAAGACTGAATTATTTTATACAACTGGCTGATTCTGGTGGTAGTGGGGCTGACAAATCCGCCGATTATGATCATGCAGCTATGTTCAACTGCTGATCTTCCACATGTTATTATGCAAGGCAATGTGGAACTATTCGGGCGATTCCTGCAGTAATTTCGTACATAATTACACTAGCTTTGTCAATCACATAATAGCTACCGTTTGCCCGCCCAAAAAGGTGATGAATGACATCCCTCATCTATTGTTGATTATGCGGATAAAATTTTTTCTTAATTTTTTTTAGTCGATGGCGATAATTCAACAATAGCTATATTGTTTTATCACTGTATACTCATAGAGTAGAGGAGGTGATAGCATGAGTCTGAAAAGAAGAATATTGACAATTTTAATCTTGGCTATTGTGACCTTAATTTCAATAACGGTGTTAAATTTCTATACCAACCAGGAAAACACCACCTCCAGCGTTACCAACCTGCTGCTGGGTTTCGGAACGGGAGGCATTCTTACCCTGTCAGGCGTATATCTTCTCCACATCAGTTTTCGGCCTATCCATGGTTCCATGCTGGCCCTGAGAAAGGTCATGGACCGCGTGGAAAACACATCGACAAGGGCCTACATCACGTCAAAAGAGCTTGCTGAAGGAGCCGGCACGCAGGCCGCCAGCCTCGAAGAGACTGCCGCCAGCCTCGAAGAAATCAAGGCCATGACCATTACCAACGCTCAAAATGCCCGAGAGGGACGCTCCCTGATGGAAGAAACCCAGCATCTGATTGAGGATTCCGGTCAATCCATGACCCAAATGACGACAGCCATGGATGACATTTATAAGGCCAGCGGCGAAATCAGCAGAATTATAAAAAATATTGATGAAATTGCCTTTCAAACCAATCTGTTGGCCCTGAATGCCGCTGTGGAAGCGGCGCGTGCGGGAATCCACGGTGCCGGTTTTGCGGTAGTAGCCGATGAAGTGCGTAATTTGGCTTTGCGGGCCACAGAATCGGCAAAAAGCACCCAGGAAATGATCCAGAATTCACTTACCAAAGTAAAAGTCGGGGTGGAACTGGTTAATCAAACAGAAAACAAGTTCAAGGAAGTCATCAGCTCCACCTCGAAGATAAGTGAACTGGTGAGAGAAATCGCTGATGCCTGTACGGAACAGCATGCCGGCCTTGAACAGGTTTCTGCCGCCATGACTCAGATAGATGCGGTGACCCAGAAAAGTGCCCAGCAGGCTGTGGAAAGTTCTGACATCTCTAGTGAAATGCAGCAGGAAGCCGAAGGGCTTCGCGAGACAGTTGCCGGACTGTCGGTGGTTCTGGAGGGAGGTCATCTGCGTCATGAAGCCGAAAAGCTGGTCAAAAAAGCCATGACCATGGTCAAAAAAAGAGGGCTGAAAGCCACTATACAGGCTGCTCAGGATAAAAACGGTCCCTTGATGAAAGGCGATGAATTATACATCTATATCGGTTCCACCAAACTAGTCACCCTTTTAGCCCATCCCATTATGCCCGAAAAGCTGGTGGGCCCTGATCTCAGCAGCATGGCCGATATCAAAGGGAAAACATTCTTCAACGACCTTATCGAGGTAGCTGAAACAAAAGGGGCAGGCTGGGTCAGCTACTGGTGGCCTAAACCAGGAGAGCAGAAGCCATCATTGAAAAGCACTTTTGTGATGAAAGTGCCAGGGGAGCAAGCCTATCTTGGTTGCGGCATCTATGCATAAGGCGTCTAGCCCCCCATCATGCCATCAGAATGTTTCCCCTACCAGTTAAGAAACAAAGCTGCCGGGGAAAAAACTGACCTTATCTTAATCCAACCGTTTCTTGAAACGGCTGACGGCACTGCCAATAACGATCAGGCCGATCACGGTCAAACCGGTGATTGATGGCCAGAGGGCAGCGATGCCCACCCCTTTCAGAAAAATCCCCCGAATGATCACCAGCATGTGGCGCAGTGGATTCAAATAGGTGATCCACTGGACTATTGTTGGCATGTTGCGGATCGGAAAAACAAAACCGCTTAGCATGAACATCGGCAGAATGAAGAAGAAGGTGGTCATCATGGCCTGCTGCTGACTGAGGGAGATGGTGGAGATGAACAGCCCCAGACCCAGGGTGCTGAGCAGAAACAGGCAGGTGGTGACAAACAGCAGCGGTACGCTGCCGGAGATGGGAATGCCGAACCAGATGGTGGCAAAGATGGTCACCGCCACCATCTGAGCCTGGGCGATGAGAATGAAGGGGATGGTCTTGCCCAGAAGCAACTCAGCTGACTGCAGAGGGGTGACAATAAGCTGCTCCATGGTTCCCGACTCTTTTTCACGAATGATGGCCATGGAGGTGAGCAGCAGGGTAAGAATCATCACCAGGACGGCCACGATACCGGGAACATAATAATTCTGACTGTCCAGATTAGGATTGTACCAGGGGCGCAGACGGTCGTCCACCTGACCATATTCCAGGTGGCGGGCATAGAGCTCCTTGATCATGCTGGTGTTGAATTGTTCCAGGACGGCAACGGTGTGGGCCAGACGCACCGCCGTCATGTTGCTGGCGCTGCCGTCGGCCAGAATCTGCACCGGAGCCGTATCACCCCGTCGTATCCGCGAGGCAAAATCGGGAGGAATATGCACCGTCAGATCAACCCGGCGATGAACCAACAGGTCATCAAGCGCTGCTGGGCTCGCAACCCAATGGGTGATGCGAAAGGTTGGATTGCCGGTAAGGTTCGCCACCATCAGGCGGCTTTCAGGGGTCCGTGACTGGTCCAGCAGCCCCATACGGATATCCCGCACATCGGTGGAAACCACGTAGCCAAACAGAATAATCTGGAGCAACGGCACAATGATCAGCAGCGGCCGGTTCTTTCGGTCGCGGAAGAGCTGAATGAACTCCTTGCGCACCAGTTCGCGAATCCGCAGCCATTTCATGTTACAACCCTTCCCGCCGCATGGCCCGCAGGTTGAGCAAAATCAGGACGCCGCCCATGACAGCCAGGACGAGATAGCTGGGCCACAAAACGGCCAGACCAAGATTGCGCAGATAGAGGCCGTTGAGAATATCGATAAAGTAGGTGGCGGGCACCAGGCGGGTCAGCATCTGGAGAATGGGGGGCATATTGGTCACGGGAAAGACGAAATCGGAAAGCAGCAGAGAGGGCAGATAGGTAATGATGATCGCCATCTGGTTGGCCACCAGCTGGGATTTGGTCTTCATTGAAATGAGCAGACCCAGGGCCAGAGCCACCAGAATATACAGGCCGCTGGCCAAGAGCAGCAGCCAGAAACTGGCCTTGATGACCACGTTGAACAGCAGCTGCCCTATCAGTACGGCGATCAGCACATCAATCAGGCAAATGATAAAATAGGGAATCGCCTTGCCGGTGAAGAGTTCCAATCCGCTGATGGGCAGGGACCGCAGGGTTTCCATCGTCCCGTTTTCATACTCCCGGGCAATGACCAGAGAGGTGAGGATGGCGCCGACGATCATGATGATAATGGCGATGATTCCCGGGACAATAAAGTTGCGGCTTTCCAGGTCTTCATTGAACCAGACGCGCAAACGCCCTTCAACCGGAACATGAAGGGGCTCGATGCCCTGCCTGTTGAGATAGCCTGCCAGCTGGCGCCGGTTGTACTGTGAAACGAAGGCTAGCATGTAGCTGCGCGTCAGACCGGCATAGTTTGGATCGCTGCCGTCAATGAGGATCTGCAAAGAACTCATGCGGTCGGCATGCAAATCAGCGCTCCAGCCGGGTGGAATGACGATCCCCAGGGCAGCCTGGTTGCAATCCAACAGGTTGCTGAGACTCCGCGTTTCGGTGACCAGACGATCCACCTGAAAATAGGGGGAGGCATCCAGCTGGCGGACCAGATCGCGGCTTTGCGGAGTATGGTCATGATCCACCACCACGGTGGGGATATGATCCACATCCAGGCTGAGGGCATAGCCGAACAGCAGAATCAAGAGCAGGGGGACAGCAAACGCAAGGTAAAGGCTGCGGAAATCGCGCAAAAGGTGCAGGTACTCTTTGCGGGCAATGGCCCGGACGGTCCGCAGCTTCATGGGGATTTCCGGGCCATGAGTTTGACAAAGGCATCATTGAGATCGGCATCGGGCCGTTGGGGAAACTGCTCCCGAACGATGTCGTCCGGTCGCCCGGCAGCCACAATGCAGCCGTCATTGATCATCACCAGACGATGACAGTGGCGGGCTTCATCCATGTAGTGGGTGGTGACGAATACCGTGATACCCTGCTCTGCCAGCTGTTCGATGAAGTGCCAGAACTGCCGCCTCGTCAACGGATCAACTCCTGAGGTTGGCTCATCCAAAAAAAGGATGGCCGGCTTATGCAGCAATGCGCAGCCTAAAGCCAGGCGCTGGCGCCAACCGGGCGGCAGCTCGGCGGTAAGCCGGTTTTTGACCTCCTGCAGGCGGGTTGTCTCAAAGACCCATTGCAGGCGCTCGGCCCACAGGTTTTCAGGGACGTTGTAAATCCCCAGATAGAAGCGCACATTTTCCAGGGGGGTCATGTCGGTGTAAAGCGAGAACTTCTGCGACATGTAGCCGATGGATTGTTTGATGCGCTCCGTCTGGGTGAAAATGTCGTTGCCGCCAACATGGCCGCTGCCGCTGGTTGGCGTGATGATCCCGCAGAGCATGCGGATGGTGGTCGATTTGCCGGCGCCGTTGGGCCCCAGAAAGCCGAAAATTTCACCCCGAGCCACCTGAAAAGAGATGTTGTCAACGGCGGTAAAATGGCCAAACCGTTTGACCAGGTTGTCAACTTTCACTGCTTCAGCCGGCAAAACTGCCCTCCGCAAGCCGGGGATCGGCCGCCTCTATCCGTTGAATCATGGCCTCCTCGAGGCTGCCGCCCTGGACCATCAAGGCGGCAGGCGGCAGGATATCCAGCACTTTGCCGGCATGCATGAGAATCAGTCGATCGCAGCGCTGACCTTCGTCCATATAAGCGGTGGCCACCAGGATGGTCATGCCGTCGGCCTTCATCTGGGTGAGAATCTCCCAGAACTCTCCCCGGGAAACCGGATCGACACCGTTAGTTGGTTCGTCGAGAATGAGCAGCTCAGGCTGATGGACCAGCACGCAGGCCAATCCTAGCTTCTGCTTCATACCGCCCGACAGCGCCCCGGCAGGGCGATTCAGGAAGGGCAGCAGGTGGGAAAATCCCAGGTACCGCTCCTTGCGGCGCCGGCGTTCAGCTCCGCGAATGGCAAAGATGTCCATGAAAAAATCAAAGTTTTCCTCCACCGTAAGATCCTGATAGAGGCCAAAGCGCTGGGGCATGTAGCCGATACGTTGTTTGACCTGGGATCTGGCCAGCACGGAGTCGTGTCCATCGATGAGAATGCGGCCAGCCGTGGGTTTGAGCATGGTGGCAATCATCCGCAGCAGGGTTGTTTTGCCGGCGCCGCCCGAACCCAGGATGCCGATGGTCTCACCCCGGGCAACGCTGAACCGCGCCTGGTCCACCGCAATCAAGCCGCCGAACTCCTTGACCGCATCCTCAACCTGAACAAAATGGCCAGCGGCTGCTCCAGAGCTGTCATTGCAGCCAGGCATCGGCAGGCATCCCCGGTTTGAGTTCGAAGTTTTGGTTGTCGATGGATACCTTGACCAGGTACACCAGCTTGACCCGCTCTTTGTGGGTCTGGATAATTTTGGGTGTAAATTCACTGTCCGGCGAAATGTAGGTAACTCTGCCAGTGTAGGTCTTGTCGGGAAACGTGTCGATCTTGACCGCAACGGACTGTCCCGGCTTCACCCGGCCGATTTCAGGTTCACCGACAAAAATCTTCAGATCCACCCGCGACAGATCAGCGATGGAAAGCACTTCACGACCGACCGTAACCACTTCGCCAGGCTCAACGTTGCGACTGGTGAGAATGCCGGCAAACGAGGCCGGCAATTCACTGTAGGACAATTGAATGCGGGCCGCCTCGAGGGCCGCGGCAGCCACGGACACCTGGGCTCGTCCAGCAACCACCTGCCGTTCGGCAACCTCAATCTGTTTCAGGTTGCTGCGGGCCAGTTCCAGCGCGGCCCGACTTTCGGCCAGTCGGGCCCGGGAGGCAGACACCGACTCCTTGCGAAAGCCCTCCTCGGCCATTGTCAGGTTCTGTTCGGCTTGTCCATATTGTTTCAGCGCAGTTTGCAGCCGCAGATCCTGGGCATCTTTGTCACTGAGTGAGATCACCTTTTCAGCGAAAAGCTGGTCAGCTCGCGCTGTATCTTTGCGAACTTTTTCCAAGGTTGACTGGGCTTCGTCAACCACAAGGCGGGCTTTCATAACTTCTTGGGGCCGGTAGCCGTCGGCCAGCTCACGGTACTGAAAGTTCACGCCCTGCGCCGCCGCCTCGGCCCGGGACACCTCCCATGGCAGGGTCTCCTGTTTGAGCGCCAAAATGGCCTCCAGGGCGGTCAAGTTGGCTTGGA contains these protein-coding regions:
- a CDS encoding cache domain-containing protein; translation: MLLPSRFKNAKLRTKMFFIVLPLVIIPMVLTGSIIGYFSARQARQGITCVSKDDLEHMVSFTRHLFEAHHRQFQVYQQERRERFIAELTSLARLASSMVAAEYQLYKKGSISLRTAHERAAKALKQISIGESGYVYAMSSDGQLQVHIVLEGENISEQQDGNGRYFISEMCQKAVQGQPDSVHYIRYPWRNPALGDIEFREKIAAYLYFPEWDWIIAATGYVAESYDDIAFEQRALADLKEKIKQKKVGRTGYIFCMNSQGTFTIHPEKEGENLIDVCDAGGKAFIKEMCNNKRGWIRYLWRNTEDAAARMKIVCYDYFEPWDWIVAVGSYEDEFYQPANMINRRSIQITMAVTMLASIISMLLVSYTSKVVTEPIRHMISVIQKIKTGRLEEKMEVSSSDELGELAQTFNKMTSIIKENQELEATLAQQDRMASLGVFSSGVAHEINNPLGIILGYAGYLEKKIDHNDENFKYIHEIKHESKRCREIVQNLLSYARPPQPALQETDIKKLLENIIDFAANHGDLHHISISSDIDPQLPAIMVDGDQLRQVAINLMLNAGAAMRPGGHLRVECCRDNQHLVIAFHDDGCGIPAVDREKIFEPFFTSKKKGTGLGLAISKRIIEQHHGTIDVDSSPGKGTTFTIRMPFEPKEFLL
- a CDS encoding ABC transporter ATP-binding protein, which translates into the protein MPGCNDSSGAAAGHFVQVEDAVKEFGGLIAVDQARFSVARGETIGILGSGGAGKTTLLRMIATMLKPTAGRILIDGHDSVLARSQVKQRIGYMPQRFGLYQDLTVEENFDFFMDIFAIRGAERRRRKERYLGFSHLLPFLNRPAGALSGGMKQKLGLACVLVHQPELLILDEPTNGVDPVSRGEFWEILTQMKADGMTILVATAYMDEGQRCDRLILMHAGKVLDILPPAALMVQGGSLEEAMIQRIEAADPRLAEGSFAG
- a CDS encoding ABC transporter permease, giving the protein MKWLRIRELVRKEFIQLFRDRKNRPLLIIVPLLQIILFGYVVSTDVRDIRMGLLDQSRTPESRLMVANLTGNPTFRITHWVASPAALDDLLVHRRVDLTVHIPPDFASRIRRGDTAPVQILADGSASNMTAVRLAHTVAVLEQFNTSMIKELYARHLEYGQVDDRLRPWYNPNLDSQNYYVPGIVAVLVMILTLLLTSMAIIREKESGTMEQLIVTPLQSAELLLGKTIPFILIAQAQMVAVTIFATIWFGIPISGSVPLLFVTTCLFLLSTLGLGLFISTISLSQQQAMMTTFFFILPMFMLSGFVFPIRNMPTIVQWITYLNPLRHMLVIIRGIFLKGVGIAALWPSITGLTVIGLIVIGSAVSRFKKRLD
- a CDS encoding HlyD family efflux transporter periplasmic adaptor subunit; translated protein: MKLQGRSRALLFIPLILLVVVAGLVIWGQHRRRSHEQYYSGTIEVIQANLAFQVPGRVAEVLVDEGQAVKSGQILARLEQKPFLVEVAQGEANLAQVQANLTALEAILALKQETLPWEVSRAEAAAQGVNFQYRELADGYRPQEVMKARLVVDEAQSTLEKVRKDTARADQLFAEKVISLSDKDAQDLRLQTALKQYGQAEQNLTMAEEGFRKESVSASRARLAESRAALELARSNLKQIEVAERQVVAGRAQVSVAAAALEAARIQLSYSELPASFAGILTSRNVEPGEVVTVGREVLSIADLSRVDLKIFVGEPEIGRVKPGQSVAVKIDTFPDKTYTGRVTYISPDSEFTPKIIQTHKERVKLVYLVKVSIDNQNFELKPGMPADAWLQ
- a CDS encoding ABC transporter permease; the encoded protein is MKLRTVRAIARKEYLHLLRDFRSLYLAFAVPLLLILLFGYALSLDVDHIPTVVVDHDHTPQSRDLVRQLDASPYFQVDRLVTETRSLSNLLDCNQAALGIVIPPGWSADLHADRMSSLQILIDGSDPNYAGLTRSYMLAFVSQYNRRQLAGYLNRQGIEPLHVPVEGRLRVWFNEDLESRNFIVPGIIAIIIMIVGAILTSLVIAREYENGTMETLRSLPISGLELFTGKAIPYFIICLIDVLIAVLIGQLLFNVVIKASFWLLLLASGLYILVALALGLLISMKTKSQLVANQMAIIITYLPSLLLSDFVFPVTNMPPILQMLTRLVPATYFIDILNGLYLRNLGLAVLWPSYLVLAVMGGVLILLNLRAMRREGL
- a CDS encoding ABC transporter ATP-binding protein yields the protein MPAEAVKVDNLVKRFGHFTAVDNISFQVARGEIFGFLGPNGAGKSTTIRMLCGIITPTSGSGHVGGNDIFTQTERIKQSIGYMSQKFSLYTDMTPLENVRFYLGIYNVPENLWAERLQWVFETTRLQEVKNRLTAELPPGWRQRLALGCALLHKPAILFLDEPTSGVDPLTRRQFWHFIEQLAEQGITVFVTTHYMDEARHCHRLVMINDGCIVAAGRPDDIVREQFPQRPDADLNDAFVKLMARKSP
- a CDS encoding cache domain-containing protein translates to MSLKRRILTILILAIVTLISITVLNFYTNQENTTSSVTNLLLGFGTGGILTLSGVYLLHISFRPIHGSMLALRKVMDRVENTSTRAYITSKELAEGAGTQAASLEETAASLEEIKAMTITNAQNAREGRSLMEETQHLIEDSGQSMTQMTTAMDDIYKASGEISRIIKNIDEIAFQTNLLALNAAVEAARAGIHGAGFAVVADEVRNLALRATESAKSTQEMIQNSLTKVKVGVELVNQTENKFKEVISSTSKISELVREIADACTEQHAGLEQVSAAMTQIDAVTQKSAQQAVESSDISSEMQQEAEGLRETVAGLSVVLEGGHLRHEAEKLVKKAMTMVKKRGLKATIQAAQDKNGPLMKGDELYIYIGSTKLVTLLAHPIMPEKLVGPDLSSMADIKGKTFFNDLIEVAETKGAGWVSYWWPKPGEQKPSLKSTFVMKVPGEQAYLGCGIYA